One Agelaius phoeniceus isolate bAgePho1 chromosome 8, bAgePho1.hap1, whole genome shotgun sequence genomic region harbors:
- the CFAP144 gene encoding cilia- and flagella-associated protein 144, protein MAARRGERDPPDARQNRLQAERARKERRWQLLFTQYTVNPIHPVHMVSRKPMSWHENIQEPIDDEFLKLLHRAAVVPREKYSEPQTESQEIGWHTKPLVPFDRSDTRFYFPRQTTEITIHGYPAPRGQKSKDQEESYR, encoded by the exons ATGGCCGCTCGCCGCGGAGAGCGGGATCCGCCGGACGCGCGGCAGAACCGCCTCCAGGCAGAGCGGGCCAGGAAGGAGCGCCGCTGGCAGCTGCTCTTCACCCAGTATACTGTGAACCCCATCCATCCCG TCCACATGGTTTCTAGGAAGCCAATGTCTTGGCACGAGAACATACAGGAGCCAATAGATG ATGAATTCCTGAAACTTCTTCACCGTGCAGCAGTGGTGCCAAGAGAGAAATACTCAGAGCCACAAACTGAAAGCCAAGAAATTGGCTGGCATACAAAACCTTTG GTTCCTTTTGACCGCAGTGATACCAGATTCTACTTCCCACGCCAGACAACTGAGATCACCATCCATGGCTACCCTGCACCACGGGGACAGAAGTCTAAAGACCAGGAGGAAAGCTACAGATAG
- the EBNA1BP2 gene encoding putative rRNA-processing protein EBP2, translating to MAAAVARRGSFSDSGSDSEDSSLSDSELQEAFAKGALKPGLNVVLEERPKRRNDTDGLKQCLAEFRQQLAWVERLDVTLGPVADPVSQNASTSDAVDPENDFQREMSFYRQAQAAVLEALPRLRKLQVPTRRPDDYFAEMAKSDQQMQKIRQKLKSKQEAMERSEKAKQLRAMRKYGKKVQVEVLQRRQKEKKNMLNAVKKYQKGLSDKLDFLDEEQTSSQGNKKGNASQRTKKGPNAKRRYKNQKFGFGGKKKGSKWNTKESFNDVSSFQSKVAHNKGPGKGGRGGKGGKGGKKALNKRPGKRARQKMKNRAR from the exons atggcggcggcggtggcgcgGCGTGGCTCCTTCTCGGACTCCGGCTCGGACTCGGAGGATTCCTCGCTCTCGGACTCGGAG CTCCAGGAGGCCTTCGCGAAGGGCGCGCTGAAGCCGGGGCTCAACGTGGTGCTGGAGGAGCGGCCGAAGCGGCGCAATGACACG GACGGCCTGAAGCAGTGCCTGGCCGAATTCAGGCAGCAGCTCGCCTGGGTGGAAAGGCTGGACGTAACTCTGGGCCCGGTCGCGGACCCCGTTTCTCAGAATGCTTCTACGTCTGATGCCGTTGACCCTGAGAATGATTTCCAGAGAGAGATGAGTTT CTACCGGCAGGCGCAGGCAGCTGTCCTGGAAGCCCTCCCTAGGCTGCGTAAGCTCCAAGTTCCCACGAGGAGGCCGGATGATTACTTTGCAGAGATGGCCAAATCAGACCAACAGATGCAGAAG ATTCGACAGAAACTTAAGAGTAAACAAGAAGCAATGGAAAGGTCTGAGAAAGCAAAACAACTCCGTGCAATGAGAAAATATGGCAAGAAG GTGCAAGTTGAGGTTCTGCAGAGGAgacagaaggagaagaaaaatatgttgAATGCAGTCAAGAAATACCAGAAAG GTCTCTCTGACAAGCTGGACTTTCTAGATGAAGAGCAGACGTCATCTCAAGGGAATAAAAAAGGCAATGCAAGTCAACGGACAAAGAAGGG ACCAAATGCCAAAAGACGATACAAAAATCAGAagtttggttttggtgggaAGAAGAAGGGCTCCAAGTGGAACACAAAGGAGAGTTTTAATGACGTATCCAGCTTCCAGTCAAAAGTGGCTCACAACAAAGgcccaggaaaaggaggaagaggaggaaaaggagggaaaggagggaaaaaagcccttaAT aagaGACCTGGAAAGAGAGCAAGGCAGAAAATGAAGAACCGAGCCCGCTAA
- the CFAP57 gene encoding cilia- and flagella-associated protein 57 isoform X1: MAAAAVLPVAVFGCRPRVAGGVCFLEEKVVLHAAGAGCLRLHLEHKWHNFIPGTEKSRGVQALAVSPDRRFLALSEAAGERPVLAVYELSAERARRRKVLAAEELPARQAVSLAFSPDSRLLVAATAPPEGHLTCWLWEKQQLAAAVRVQAAGDGPCQVSFNPQDNTQVCITGNGFFKLFKYSEGYLKQMNLQRGEPENYLCHAWLSEEEVICGTDTGKLSLFETGELHWEKSLEYRKPPRKQEEDTTNEYESGVAFEDTGLQQHSLPQISAVAAYSKGFACSPSPGVVLLFEKTCEKEAYEERQEVWLPQDLFSTEPKKSSRQDITCICFSPSEEMMVISTNKNQLYMFTMFSTKLIREKISYFAYMNFPLHSNSITGLDMCIWKPILATCSLDRSVRIWNYKKNTLELCKEYQEEAYTVSLHPTGLFCLVGFSDKLRFISLLYEDMRVFKEFAVKKCKECSFSNGGHLFAIVNGNVIQIYSSITFENVTNLKGHTGKVHAIKWSSDDTKLVSCDTHGAVYEWNLLTGKKESECVLKTCIYSSISLTYDAKIIFAVGSDQTLKEISESSIQHEVPARDVVYTTVAVSRSGRLIFVGTSLGTIRAMKYPLTLKKDFSEYQAHAGAVTKMTVTSDDQFLLTASEDGCVFIWKVHDKEGGEVKGEQELDYAEEVLIMRSDIDEKTQAILDLQNCVRDLQTESEYELRLKDIYCEGKIKALEENFTQEIDSLKTKHQILQEEKEKQKLQHEVQLSELMDKQAKEVQQLESDSSQKLSMENEKYQELQVKSQKMEEEYEKQLHNLEESKTKALAELKEHYEKKLKHKSVLLEETKENMRKQIEAHEEMEKQIYEDGDKEILELKDKYEKQLLEEKESNIQLKGEIGVMNKRLNSLQKELKDRNRDIEEMRLEQQKLQDIIKSLEKDILALKTDVKERTETILEKEKYVYDLKMKNQELQNFKFVLSYKIEESKKQIESRENDIETMKKQISEMEEELEQFRKQSVELKLNITQLQQKQKATAGEVHREMEKRQNMETLIKRFKADLHNCVRFINDSKKMKDGIRELYTKYVHQPDVVEAQAEDADLQQQYKKQQEYNERNLAVLRKKVMKDKEMQHTAYMRIMQENVSLIKEINDLRQELRVANGQVHNLESALRLNKSKKAIQDTAPSAELPSNPAVLRLNPEMESEKIIEMQQLEIQYLRDQIQEMGKALNSPCSVSFSQKSS, encoded by the exons atggcggcggcggccgtGCTGCCCGTGGCCGTGTTCGGCTGCCGGCCGCGGGTGGCCGGCGGTGTCTGCTTCCTGGAAGAGAAGGTGGTGCTGCACGCCGCGGGGGCGGGCTGCCTGCGGCTGCACCTCGAGCACAAGTGGCACAACTTCATCCCAG GCACGGAGAAGAGCAGGGGCGTGCAGGCGCTGGCCGTCAGCCCCGACCGGCGGTTCCTGGCGCTGTCGGAGGCGGCGGGCGAGCGGCCGGTGCTGGCGGTCTATGAGCTGTCGGCGGAGCGGGCGCGGCGGCGCAAGGTGCTGGCCGCCGAGGAGCTGCCGGCGCGGCAGGCGGTGTCCCTCGCCTTCTCCCCCGACAGCCGGCTCCTGGTGGCCGCCACGGCCCCCCCCGAGGGCCACCtcacctgctggctctgggagaagcagcagctggcgGCGGCCGTCCGCGTCCAGGCCGCGGGCGACGGGCCCTGCCAG GTGAGCTTTAATCCTCAAGACAATACCCAGGTTTGTATCACTGGAAATggcttttttaaacttttcaagTACAGTGAAGGATATTTAAAGCAGATGAATTTACAAAGGGGAGAGCCAGAAAATTACTTGTGCCATGCCTGGCTGTCTGAGGAGGAAGTTATATGTGGCACTGACACAGGCAAACTTAGCTTGTTTGAGACTGGAGAGCTGCACTGGGAGAAAAGTTTGGAGTACAGAAAACCACCCAGGAAACAAGAAGAAGATACAACAAATGAATATGAGAG TGGAGTGGCCTTTGAAGATACTGGTTTACAACAGCATTCTTTGCCTCAAATATCTGCAGTTGCAGCATATTCCAAAGGCTTTGCATGTTCACCTAGCCCAGGAGTTGTTCTTCTGTTCGAGAAGACCTGTGAAAAGGAGGCCTACGAGGAGAGACAAGAAGTCTGG CTGCCTCAGGACCTGTTCAGCACTGAGCCAAAAAAGTCAAGCAGACAGGACATAACATGTATATGCTTCAGCCCCTCTGAGGAAATGATGGTCATTAGCACAAATAAAAATCAGCTCTACATGTTTACTATGTTCTCCACCAAACTTATAAGG GAGAAGATATCTTATTTTGCATATATGAATTTCCCATTGCATTCTAATTCAATCACTGGTCTGGACATGTGTATTTGGAAACCCATCCTTGCTACGTGTTCCCTGGATAGATCTGTCCGCATCTGGAATTACAAGAAAAA CACTTTGGAGCTGTGTAAGGAATATCAGGAGGAAGCATACACAGTATCCCTTCATCCCACTGGCCTTTtctgtttggttgggttttctGACAAACTACGATTTATAAGTCTCCTGTATGAGGACATGCGTGTTTTCAAGGAGTTTGCTGTGAAAAAGTGTAAAGAG TGCTCATTCAGTAATGGAGGCCATCTTTTTGCTATAGTTAATGGAAATGTGATTCAAATTTATTCCAGCATCACCTTTGAGAATGTTACTAATCTGAAAGGACATACTGGGAAG GTACATGCTATTAAATGGAGTTCAGATGACACTAAACTTGTCTCCTGTGACACACATGGTGCTGTGTATGAGTGGAATTTGTTGACAGGTAAAAAGGAGTCAGAGTGTGTGCTCAAGACCTGCATCtacagcagcatttccctgaCTTATGATGCCAAAATTATCTTTGCTGTTGGATCTGACCAAACTCTCAAAGAAATTTCAGAGTCTTCG ATCCAGCACGAAGTGCCTGCCCGTGACGTTGTTTACACCACTGTCGCTGTCTCGCGTTCCGGGCGCCTGATATTTGTtggcacctccctggggacaatTCGAGCTATGAAGTACCCATTAACTCTGAAGAAGGATTTCAGCGAGTACCAGGCCCATGCAGGTGCTGTTACAAAG ATGACAGTAACAAGTGATGACCAATTTCTACTGACTGCCTCAGAGGATGGCTGTGTATTTATCTGGAAAGTGCATGATAAAGAAGGTGGGGAAGTGAAAGGAGAGCAGGAACTTGACTATGCTGAGGAAGTGTTGATCATGAGATCAGATATAGATGAGAAG ACTCAGGCAATACTAGACCTGCAGAATTGTGTGCGAGATCTACAGACAGAAAGTGAGTATGAGCTACGTCTCAAGGACATTTActgtgaaggaaaaataaaagcattggAAGAGAATTTCACTCAGGAAATAGACTCCCTTAAAACTAAACACCAG ATTTtacaggaagagaaagaaaaacagaagctgCAACACGAGGTTCAACTGTCTGAGCTGATGGATAAACAGGCCAAGGAGGTGCAACAGCTAG AATCTGACAGTAGTCAGAAACTCTCAATGGAAAATGAGAAATACCAGGAGCTTCAGGTGAAatcccagaagatggaggaggaATACGAGAAACAATTGCACAATTTGGAGGAAAGCAAAACCAAGGCGTTGGCAGAGCTAAAAGAACATTATGAGAAAAAACTTAAACATAAATCTGTTCTGCTGGAGGAG ACAAAGGAGAATATGAGGAAGCAGATTGAAGCACATGAAGAAATGGAGAAACAAATTTATGAAGATGGAGACAAAGAAATCTTAGAACTCAAAGACAAGTATGAGAAACAGCTCTTGGAGGAAAAGGAGTCCAACATCCAACTGAAAGGAGAAATAGGAGTCATGAATAAAAGG TTGAACAGCCTACAGAAAGAGCTCAAGGACCGAAACAGGGATATTGAGGAAATGAGACTGGAACAGCAGAAGCTGCAAGACATCATTAAATCACTGGAAAAGGATATCTTGGCACTAAAGACAGATGTTAAAGAGAGAACTGAAACTATCCTAGAGAAG GAGAAGTATGTATATgatctaaaaatgaaaaatcaggaACTGCAAAATTTCAAGTTTGTACTGAGTTACAAAATAGAGGAGTCTAAGAAGCAAATAGAGTCACGTGAAAATGATATTGAGACAATGAAGAAACAGATCAGTGAG atggaggaggagctggaacaaTTCCGCAAGCAGAGCGTAGAACTGAAGCTGAACatcacccagctgcagcagaaacagAAGGCAACTGCTGGAGAGGTGCACAGAGAGATGGAAAAG AGGCAAAATATGGAAACCCTCATCAAACGATTTAAGGCAGATCTTCATAATTGTGTGAGATTCATTAACGATTCCAAAAAAATGAAAGATGGTATCCGTGAGCTCTACACCAAGTATGTGCATCAACCAGACGTG GTGGAGGCTCAAGCAGAAGATGCAGATTTGCAGCAGCAGTACAAGAAACAGCAAGAGTATAACGAGAGGAATTTGGCAGTTTTGAGGAAGAAGGTGATGAAGGATAAGGAAATGCAGCACACTGCTTACATGCGCATCATGCAG GAAAATGTGAGTCTGATTAAGGAAATTAATGACTTGAGGCAAGAACTGAGGGTGGCCAACGGGCAGGTGCACAACCTCGAGTCTGCACTGAGATTAAACAAGAGCAAAAAGGCAATTCAAGACACAG CTCCCTCTGCTGAACTTCCGTCCAACCCAGCTGTCCTGAGGTTGAATCCAGAGATGGAAAGTGAAAAAATCATAGAAATGCAGCAGCTAGAAATTCAATATCTGCGAGATCAAATCCAGGAGATGGGGAAAGCCCTGAACTCTCCATGTTCAGTCTCTTTCAGTCAGAAATCTTCCTGA
- the CFAP57 gene encoding cilia- and flagella-associated protein 57 isoform X2 — MAAAAVLPVAVFGCRPRVAGGVCFLEEKVVLHAAGAGCLRLHLEHKWHNFIPGTEKSRGVQALAVSPDRRFLALSEAAGERPVLAVYELSAERARRRKVLAAEELPARQAVSLAFSPDSRLLVAATAPPEGHLTCWLWEKQQLAAAVRVQAAGDGPCQVSFNPQDNTQVCITGNGFFKLFKYSEGYLKQMNLQRGEPENYLCHAWLSEEEVICGTDTGKLSLFETGELHWEKSLEYRKPPRKQEEDTTNEYESGVAFEDTGLQQHSLPQISAVAAYSKGFACSPSPGVVLLFEKTCEKEAYEERQEVWLPQDLFSTEPKKSSRQDITCICFSPSEEMMVISTNKNQLYMFTMFSTKLIREKISYFAYMNFPLHSNSITGLDMCIWKPILATCSLDRSVRIWNYKKNTLELCKEYQEEAYTVSLHPTGLFCLVGFSDKLRFISLLYEDMRVFKEFAVKKCKECSFSNGGHLFAIVNGNVIQIYSSITFENVTNLKGHTGKVHAIKWSSDDTKLVSCDTHGAVYEWNLLTGKKESECVLKTCIYSSISLTYDAKIIFAVGSDQTLKEISESSIQHEVPARDVVYTTVAVSRSGRLIFVGTSLGTIRAMKYPLTLKKDFSEYQAHAGAVTKMTVTSDDQFLLTASEDGCVFIWKVHDKEGGEVKGEQELDYAEEVLIMRSDIDEKTQAILDLQNCVRDLQTESEYELRLKDIYCEGKIKALEENFTQEIDSLKTKHQNLTLYKKTI; from the exons atggcggcggcggccgtGCTGCCCGTGGCCGTGTTCGGCTGCCGGCCGCGGGTGGCCGGCGGTGTCTGCTTCCTGGAAGAGAAGGTGGTGCTGCACGCCGCGGGGGCGGGCTGCCTGCGGCTGCACCTCGAGCACAAGTGGCACAACTTCATCCCAG GCACGGAGAAGAGCAGGGGCGTGCAGGCGCTGGCCGTCAGCCCCGACCGGCGGTTCCTGGCGCTGTCGGAGGCGGCGGGCGAGCGGCCGGTGCTGGCGGTCTATGAGCTGTCGGCGGAGCGGGCGCGGCGGCGCAAGGTGCTGGCCGCCGAGGAGCTGCCGGCGCGGCAGGCGGTGTCCCTCGCCTTCTCCCCCGACAGCCGGCTCCTGGTGGCCGCCACGGCCCCCCCCGAGGGCCACCtcacctgctggctctgggagaagcagcagctggcgGCGGCCGTCCGCGTCCAGGCCGCGGGCGACGGGCCCTGCCAG GTGAGCTTTAATCCTCAAGACAATACCCAGGTTTGTATCACTGGAAATggcttttttaaacttttcaagTACAGTGAAGGATATTTAAAGCAGATGAATTTACAAAGGGGAGAGCCAGAAAATTACTTGTGCCATGCCTGGCTGTCTGAGGAGGAAGTTATATGTGGCACTGACACAGGCAAACTTAGCTTGTTTGAGACTGGAGAGCTGCACTGGGAGAAAAGTTTGGAGTACAGAAAACCACCCAGGAAACAAGAAGAAGATACAACAAATGAATATGAGAG TGGAGTGGCCTTTGAAGATACTGGTTTACAACAGCATTCTTTGCCTCAAATATCTGCAGTTGCAGCATATTCCAAAGGCTTTGCATGTTCACCTAGCCCAGGAGTTGTTCTTCTGTTCGAGAAGACCTGTGAAAAGGAGGCCTACGAGGAGAGACAAGAAGTCTGG CTGCCTCAGGACCTGTTCAGCACTGAGCCAAAAAAGTCAAGCAGACAGGACATAACATGTATATGCTTCAGCCCCTCTGAGGAAATGATGGTCATTAGCACAAATAAAAATCAGCTCTACATGTTTACTATGTTCTCCACCAAACTTATAAGG GAGAAGATATCTTATTTTGCATATATGAATTTCCCATTGCATTCTAATTCAATCACTGGTCTGGACATGTGTATTTGGAAACCCATCCTTGCTACGTGTTCCCTGGATAGATCTGTCCGCATCTGGAATTACAAGAAAAA CACTTTGGAGCTGTGTAAGGAATATCAGGAGGAAGCATACACAGTATCCCTTCATCCCACTGGCCTTTtctgtttggttgggttttctGACAAACTACGATTTATAAGTCTCCTGTATGAGGACATGCGTGTTTTCAAGGAGTTTGCTGTGAAAAAGTGTAAAGAG TGCTCATTCAGTAATGGAGGCCATCTTTTTGCTATAGTTAATGGAAATGTGATTCAAATTTATTCCAGCATCACCTTTGAGAATGTTACTAATCTGAAAGGACATACTGGGAAG GTACATGCTATTAAATGGAGTTCAGATGACACTAAACTTGTCTCCTGTGACACACATGGTGCTGTGTATGAGTGGAATTTGTTGACAGGTAAAAAGGAGTCAGAGTGTGTGCTCAAGACCTGCATCtacagcagcatttccctgaCTTATGATGCCAAAATTATCTTTGCTGTTGGATCTGACCAAACTCTCAAAGAAATTTCAGAGTCTTCG ATCCAGCACGAAGTGCCTGCCCGTGACGTTGTTTACACCACTGTCGCTGTCTCGCGTTCCGGGCGCCTGATATTTGTtggcacctccctggggacaatTCGAGCTATGAAGTACCCATTAACTCTGAAGAAGGATTTCAGCGAGTACCAGGCCCATGCAGGTGCTGTTACAAAG ATGACAGTAACAAGTGATGACCAATTTCTACTGACTGCCTCAGAGGATGGCTGTGTATTTATCTGGAAAGTGCATGATAAAGAAGGTGGGGAAGTGAAAGGAGAGCAGGAACTTGACTATGCTGAGGAAGTGTTGATCATGAGATCAGATATAGATGAGAAG ACTCAGGCAATACTAGACCTGCAGAATTGTGTGCGAGATCTACAGACAGAAAGTGAGTATGAGCTACGTCTCAAGGACATTTActgtgaaggaaaaataaaagcattggAAGAGAATTTCACTCAGGAAATAGACTCCCTTAAAACTAAACACCAG AACCTAACCTTGTACAAGAAAACCATTTAA